A single window of Myripristis murdjan chromosome 21, fMyrMur1.1, whole genome shotgun sequence DNA harbors:
- the abi3bpa gene encoding target of Nesh-SH3 isoform X1, with translation MMQRSHTLLVLILMVFIAGMVLSGPSAARRSRVRRQNMKVRINATGDTIVMKFLRPNPDTKLEGYILGYGSSMFSKQFIQLPENGQPYETEIDAEPKYLIAVQPIPTNDVKKQCTGKVELEKPLHLVIGSVTPTSVLLSWGTLLKTPYEGNIMNDCLEDGHYTVRYRERTKKWNYQTCPTSDTVIDNLKPNTAYEFGVQPNSKDGSGAWSMPVIHNTNMGEKPIQKPFKPLPVKPMKPFLSSPRSFPFPSRHVPQNRTQGRLPLLIFQNLAPKTTLAPPPTTKQDSLSTPGPTIPLAAKQPLGTGIQRSSTAGVPRSTISSSVTPAARNITLSHTRVSPFSNPNSIRPFSPRRPSNSSLSSITPGADGAHHKGHALPKPVVWPKDKPAVIPKPAGSPVIPRASPVNKRPNQVGEPGHHDKPMDLKQGDKESILKPFPLVTAKPKQERKQTTTSAPAFNSSRFDMFENSSIFSSLPASEVDAMGKKRFVAPHVIYKTDKKPDEPCSITSSLSYFPDEEGGEQNVTGPPRVPPSNLTVVTVEGCPSFVILDWEKSDNETKEYEVVSKTKGPNGEEVSILTTNQTHTAVENLKPESSYEFKVTPKNELGSGPSTDPVSFSTESADPRVSENVSGKDAIWTQFPFKADAYSECNGKQYVKRTWYRKFVGIQLCNSLRYKIYLSDSLNGKFYNIGDQTGHGEDHCQFVDSFLDGRTGTQLLADQLPSRSGFFRAMRQEPVHFGEIGGKSHVTYVGWYECGTPIPGKW, from the exons ATGATGCAGCGCTCGCACACCTTGCTGGTCCTCATCCTCATGGTCTTCATCGCCGGCATGGTTCTGTCCGGCCCCTCGGCTGCTCGCAGAAGCAGAG TGAGACGTCAGAACATGAAGGTGCGTATCAACGCCACAGGAGACACCATCGTGATGAAGTTTCTGCGTCCCAACCCGGACACCAAGCTGGAGGGCTACATCCTGGGCTACGGCAGCAGCATGTTCTCCAAGCAGTTCATCCAGCTGCCTGAGAACGGACAGCCCTATGAGACTGAGATCG ACGCCGAGCCCAAGTACCTCATCGCCGTCCAGCCCATCCCAACCAATGATGTGAAAAAACAGTGcacag GTAAAGTGGAATTGGAAAAGCCACTGCATTTGGTCATTGGGTCTGTGACGCCCACTTCAGTGCTTCTGTCCTGGGGCACCCTGCTGAAGACTCCCTATGAGGGCAACATCATGAATGATTGCCTTGAGGATGG ACACTACACCGTGCGCTACCGTGAGAGGACCAAGAAGTGGAACTATCAGACCTGTCCGACCAGTGACACCGTCATTGACAACCTGAAGCCCAACACAGCCTATGAGTTTGGGGTCCAGCCCAACTCTAAGGATGGCAGTGGAGCGTGGAGCATGCCGGTCATTCACAACACCAACATGGGGG AGAAGCCCATCCAGAAACCCTTTAAACCACTTCCTGTGAAGCCTATG AAACCCTTCCTGTCATCTCCGCGTTCCTTCCCCTTTCCTTCTCGCCATG TTCCTCAAAACAGGACCCAGGGCAGACTGCCCCTCTTGATCTTCCAGAACTTAGCCCCAAAGACAACTCTTG CTCCACCCCCAACTACTAAACAGGATTCTCTGTCAACCCCCGGACCCACAATTCCTCTGGCCGCCAAACAGCCTCTCG GTACTGGCATCCAGAGATCATCCACTGCTGGAGTGCCTCGTTCTACCATTAGTTCATCAGTTACTCCAGCAGCCAGAAACATCACGCTGTCTCACACCAGGGTGTCTCCTTTTTCCAATCCTAATAGCATCAGACCATTCTCTCCACGCAGGCCATCCaactcctccctcagctccatcACACCTGGGG CCGATGGGGCGCATCATAAGGGCCACGCTCTTCCCAAACCTGTGGTGTGGCCCAAAGATAAACCTG CTGTAATTCCTAAGCCTGCAGGTTCCCCTGTAATTCCACGTGCTTCTCCTGTCAACAAGAGACCCAACCAGGTGGGGGAACCTGGTCACCATG ATAAACCCATGGACCTTAAACAGGGAGACAAGGAATCCATCTTGAAGCCATTCCCTCTGGTCACAGCCAAGCCCAAACAAGAGCGCAAGCAGACAACCACCTCTGCCCCAGCATTCAACA GCAGCCGCTTTGACATGTTTGAAAACTCCTCTATATTCAGCTCTTTGCCTGCGTCAGAGGTAGACGCCATGGGCAAGAAGCGGTTCGTAG CTCCCCATGTGATCTACAAGACAGATAAGAAGCCGGATGAGCCGTGCTCCATCACCTCCTCCCTCAGTTACTTCCCTGACGAGGAGGGCGGTGAGCAGAATGTGACCGGTCCGCCTCGCGTGCCGCCCTCCAACCTCACTGTGGTTACAGTCGAGGGCTGCCCGTCCTTTGTCATCCTCGACTGGGAGAAATCAGACAATGAAACAAAAG AGTATGAGGTTGTATCGAAAACTAAAGGGCCCAATGGAGAGGAGGTGTCCATACTGACAAccaaccagacacacacagctgtggagAATCTCAAACCAGAGAGCAG ttaTGAATTCAAAGTGACGCCAAAGAATGAGTTGGGATCGGGACCCTCCACTGACCCCGTCTCCTTTAGCACTGAGTCAG CGGATCCGCGAGTGAGCGAGAATGTCTCAG GAAAAGATGCCATCTGGACCCAGTTCCCGTTTAAAGCCGATGCCTACTCGGAGTGCAATGGAAAGCAGTATGTGAAGAGGACTTGGTACCGCAAGTTTGTTGGCATCCAGCTCTGCAACTCTCTGAGATACAAGATCTACCTGAGTGACTCACTTAACG GGAAGTTCTACAACATTGGAGATCAGACAGGGCATGGTGAGGACCACTGTCAGTTTGTCGACTCCTTCCTGGATGGACGGACAGGCACCCAGCTCTTGGCTGACCAGCTTCCCAGCAGATCAG GGTTCTTCAGAGCGATGCGACAGGAACCGGTCCACTTTGGAGAGATTGGGGGGAAGTCACATGTCACATATGTGGGATGGTACGAGTGTGGCACGCCCATCCCCGGGAAGTGGTAA
- the abi3bpa gene encoding target of Nesh-SH3 isoform X2, with protein MMQRSHTLLVLILMVFIAGMVLSGPSAARRSRVRRQNMKVRINATGDTIVMKFLRPNPDTKLEGYILGYGSSMFSKQFIQLPENGQPYETEIDAEPKYLIAVQPIPTNDVKKQCTGKVELEKPLHLVIGSVTPTSVLLSWGTLLKTPYEGNIMNDCLEDGHYTVRYRERTKKWNYQTCPTSDTVIDNLKPNTAYEFGVQPNSKDGSGAWSMPVIHNTNMGEKPIQKPFKPLPVKPMKPFLSSPRSFPFPSRHVPQNRTQGRLPLLIFQNLAPKTTLAPPPTTKQDSLSTPGPTIPLAAKQPLGTGIQRSSTAGVPRSTISSSVTPAARNITLSHTRVSPFSNPNSIRPFSPRRPSNSSLSSITPGAVIPKPAGSPVIPRASPVNKRPNQVGEPGHHDKPMDLKQGDKESILKPFPLVTAKPKQERKQTTTSAPAFNSSRFDMFENSSIFSSLPASEVDAMGKKRFVAPHVIYKTDKKPDEPCSITSSLSYFPDEEGGEQNVTGPPRVPPSNLTVVTVEGCPSFVILDWEKSDNETKEYEVVSKTKGPNGEEVSILTTNQTHTAVENLKPESSYEFKVTPKNELGSGPSTDPVSFSTESADPRVSENVSGKDAIWTQFPFKADAYSECNGKQYVKRTWYRKFVGIQLCNSLRYKIYLSDSLNGKFYNIGDQTGHGEDHCQFVDSFLDGRTGTQLLADQLPSRSGFFRAMRQEPVHFGEIGGKSHVTYVGWYECGTPIPGKW; from the exons ATGATGCAGCGCTCGCACACCTTGCTGGTCCTCATCCTCATGGTCTTCATCGCCGGCATGGTTCTGTCCGGCCCCTCGGCTGCTCGCAGAAGCAGAG TGAGACGTCAGAACATGAAGGTGCGTATCAACGCCACAGGAGACACCATCGTGATGAAGTTTCTGCGTCCCAACCCGGACACCAAGCTGGAGGGCTACATCCTGGGCTACGGCAGCAGCATGTTCTCCAAGCAGTTCATCCAGCTGCCTGAGAACGGACAGCCCTATGAGACTGAGATCG ACGCCGAGCCCAAGTACCTCATCGCCGTCCAGCCCATCCCAACCAATGATGTGAAAAAACAGTGcacag GTAAAGTGGAATTGGAAAAGCCACTGCATTTGGTCATTGGGTCTGTGACGCCCACTTCAGTGCTTCTGTCCTGGGGCACCCTGCTGAAGACTCCCTATGAGGGCAACATCATGAATGATTGCCTTGAGGATGG ACACTACACCGTGCGCTACCGTGAGAGGACCAAGAAGTGGAACTATCAGACCTGTCCGACCAGTGACACCGTCATTGACAACCTGAAGCCCAACACAGCCTATGAGTTTGGGGTCCAGCCCAACTCTAAGGATGGCAGTGGAGCGTGGAGCATGCCGGTCATTCACAACACCAACATGGGGG AGAAGCCCATCCAGAAACCCTTTAAACCACTTCCTGTGAAGCCTATG AAACCCTTCCTGTCATCTCCGCGTTCCTTCCCCTTTCCTTCTCGCCATG TTCCTCAAAACAGGACCCAGGGCAGACTGCCCCTCTTGATCTTCCAGAACTTAGCCCCAAAGACAACTCTTG CTCCACCCCCAACTACTAAACAGGATTCTCTGTCAACCCCCGGACCCACAATTCCTCTGGCCGCCAAACAGCCTCTCG GTACTGGCATCCAGAGATCATCCACTGCTGGAGTGCCTCGTTCTACCATTAGTTCATCAGTTACTCCAGCAGCCAGAAACATCACGCTGTCTCACACCAGGGTGTCTCCTTTTTCCAATCCTAATAGCATCAGACCATTCTCTCCACGCAGGCCATCCaactcctccctcagctccatcACACCTGGGG CTGTAATTCCTAAGCCTGCAGGTTCCCCTGTAATTCCACGTGCTTCTCCTGTCAACAAGAGACCCAACCAGGTGGGGGAACCTGGTCACCATG ATAAACCCATGGACCTTAAACAGGGAGACAAGGAATCCATCTTGAAGCCATTCCCTCTGGTCACAGCCAAGCCCAAACAAGAGCGCAAGCAGACAACCACCTCTGCCCCAGCATTCAACA GCAGCCGCTTTGACATGTTTGAAAACTCCTCTATATTCAGCTCTTTGCCTGCGTCAGAGGTAGACGCCATGGGCAAGAAGCGGTTCGTAG CTCCCCATGTGATCTACAAGACAGATAAGAAGCCGGATGAGCCGTGCTCCATCACCTCCTCCCTCAGTTACTTCCCTGACGAGGAGGGCGGTGAGCAGAATGTGACCGGTCCGCCTCGCGTGCCGCCCTCCAACCTCACTGTGGTTACAGTCGAGGGCTGCCCGTCCTTTGTCATCCTCGACTGGGAGAAATCAGACAATGAAACAAAAG AGTATGAGGTTGTATCGAAAACTAAAGGGCCCAATGGAGAGGAGGTGTCCATACTGACAAccaaccagacacacacagctgtggagAATCTCAAACCAGAGAGCAG ttaTGAATTCAAAGTGACGCCAAAGAATGAGTTGGGATCGGGACCCTCCACTGACCCCGTCTCCTTTAGCACTGAGTCAG CGGATCCGCGAGTGAGCGAGAATGTCTCAG GAAAAGATGCCATCTGGACCCAGTTCCCGTTTAAAGCCGATGCCTACTCGGAGTGCAATGGAAAGCAGTATGTGAAGAGGACTTGGTACCGCAAGTTTGTTGGCATCCAGCTCTGCAACTCTCTGAGATACAAGATCTACCTGAGTGACTCACTTAACG GGAAGTTCTACAACATTGGAGATCAGACAGGGCATGGTGAGGACCACTGTCAGTTTGTCGACTCCTTCCTGGATGGACGGACAGGCACCCAGCTCTTGGCTGACCAGCTTCCCAGCAGATCAG GGTTCTTCAGAGCGATGCGACAGGAACCGGTCCACTTTGGAGAGATTGGGGGGAAGTCACATGTCACATATGTGGGATGGTACGAGTGTGGCACGCCCATCCCCGGGAAGTGGTAA
- the abi3bpa gene encoding target of Nesh-SH3 isoform X3: MMQRSHTLLVLILMVFIAGMVLSGPSAARRSRVRRQNMKVRINATGDTIVMKFLRPNPDTKLEGYILGYGSSMFSKQFIQLPENGQPYETEIDAEPKYLIAVQPIPTNDVKKQCTGKVELEKPLHLVIGSVTPTSVLLSWGTLLKTPYEGNIMNDCLEDGHYTVRYRERTKKWNYQTCPTSDTVIDNLKPNTAYEFGVQPNSKDGSGAWSMPVIHNTNMGEKPIQKPFKPLPVKPMKPFLSSPRSFPFPSRHVPQNRTQGRLPLLIFQNLAPKTTLGTGIQRSSTAGVPRSTISSSVTPAARNITLSHTRVSPFSNPNSIRPFSPRRPSNSSLSSITPGADGAHHKGHALPKPVVWPKDKPAVIPKPAGSPVIPRASPVNKRPNQVGEPGHHDKPMDLKQGDKESILKPFPLVTAKPKQERKQTTTSAPAFNSSRFDMFENSSIFSSLPASEVDAMGKKRFVAPHVIYKTDKKPDEPCSITSSLSYFPDEEGGEQNVTGPPRVPPSNLTVVTVEGCPSFVILDWEKSDNETKEYEVVSKTKGPNGEEVSILTTNQTHTAVENLKPESSYEFKVTPKNELGSGPSTDPVSFSTESADPRVSENVSGKDAIWTQFPFKADAYSECNGKQYVKRTWYRKFVGIQLCNSLRYKIYLSDSLNGKFYNIGDQTGHGEDHCQFVDSFLDGRTGTQLLADQLPSRSGFFRAMRQEPVHFGEIGGKSHVTYVGWYECGTPIPGKW, encoded by the exons ATGATGCAGCGCTCGCACACCTTGCTGGTCCTCATCCTCATGGTCTTCATCGCCGGCATGGTTCTGTCCGGCCCCTCGGCTGCTCGCAGAAGCAGAG TGAGACGTCAGAACATGAAGGTGCGTATCAACGCCACAGGAGACACCATCGTGATGAAGTTTCTGCGTCCCAACCCGGACACCAAGCTGGAGGGCTACATCCTGGGCTACGGCAGCAGCATGTTCTCCAAGCAGTTCATCCAGCTGCCTGAGAACGGACAGCCCTATGAGACTGAGATCG ACGCCGAGCCCAAGTACCTCATCGCCGTCCAGCCCATCCCAACCAATGATGTGAAAAAACAGTGcacag GTAAAGTGGAATTGGAAAAGCCACTGCATTTGGTCATTGGGTCTGTGACGCCCACTTCAGTGCTTCTGTCCTGGGGCACCCTGCTGAAGACTCCCTATGAGGGCAACATCATGAATGATTGCCTTGAGGATGG ACACTACACCGTGCGCTACCGTGAGAGGACCAAGAAGTGGAACTATCAGACCTGTCCGACCAGTGACACCGTCATTGACAACCTGAAGCCCAACACAGCCTATGAGTTTGGGGTCCAGCCCAACTCTAAGGATGGCAGTGGAGCGTGGAGCATGCCGGTCATTCACAACACCAACATGGGGG AGAAGCCCATCCAGAAACCCTTTAAACCACTTCCTGTGAAGCCTATG AAACCCTTCCTGTCATCTCCGCGTTCCTTCCCCTTTCCTTCTCGCCATG TTCCTCAAAACAGGACCCAGGGCAGACTGCCCCTCTTGATCTTCCAGAACTTAGCCCCAAAGACAACTCTTG GTACTGGCATCCAGAGATCATCCACTGCTGGAGTGCCTCGTTCTACCATTAGTTCATCAGTTACTCCAGCAGCCAGAAACATCACGCTGTCTCACACCAGGGTGTCTCCTTTTTCCAATCCTAATAGCATCAGACCATTCTCTCCACGCAGGCCATCCaactcctccctcagctccatcACACCTGGGG CCGATGGGGCGCATCATAAGGGCCACGCTCTTCCCAAACCTGTGGTGTGGCCCAAAGATAAACCTG CTGTAATTCCTAAGCCTGCAGGTTCCCCTGTAATTCCACGTGCTTCTCCTGTCAACAAGAGACCCAACCAGGTGGGGGAACCTGGTCACCATG ATAAACCCATGGACCTTAAACAGGGAGACAAGGAATCCATCTTGAAGCCATTCCCTCTGGTCACAGCCAAGCCCAAACAAGAGCGCAAGCAGACAACCACCTCTGCCCCAGCATTCAACA GCAGCCGCTTTGACATGTTTGAAAACTCCTCTATATTCAGCTCTTTGCCTGCGTCAGAGGTAGACGCCATGGGCAAGAAGCGGTTCGTAG CTCCCCATGTGATCTACAAGACAGATAAGAAGCCGGATGAGCCGTGCTCCATCACCTCCTCCCTCAGTTACTTCCCTGACGAGGAGGGCGGTGAGCAGAATGTGACCGGTCCGCCTCGCGTGCCGCCCTCCAACCTCACTGTGGTTACAGTCGAGGGCTGCCCGTCCTTTGTCATCCTCGACTGGGAGAAATCAGACAATGAAACAAAAG AGTATGAGGTTGTATCGAAAACTAAAGGGCCCAATGGAGAGGAGGTGTCCATACTGACAAccaaccagacacacacagctgtggagAATCTCAAACCAGAGAGCAG ttaTGAATTCAAAGTGACGCCAAAGAATGAGTTGGGATCGGGACCCTCCACTGACCCCGTCTCCTTTAGCACTGAGTCAG CGGATCCGCGAGTGAGCGAGAATGTCTCAG GAAAAGATGCCATCTGGACCCAGTTCCCGTTTAAAGCCGATGCCTACTCGGAGTGCAATGGAAAGCAGTATGTGAAGAGGACTTGGTACCGCAAGTTTGTTGGCATCCAGCTCTGCAACTCTCTGAGATACAAGATCTACCTGAGTGACTCACTTAACG GGAAGTTCTACAACATTGGAGATCAGACAGGGCATGGTGAGGACCACTGTCAGTTTGTCGACTCCTTCCTGGATGGACGGACAGGCACCCAGCTCTTGGCTGACCAGCTTCCCAGCAGATCAG GGTTCTTCAGAGCGATGCGACAGGAACCGGTCCACTTTGGAGAGATTGGGGGGAAGTCACATGTCACATATGTGGGATGGTACGAGTGTGGCACGCCCATCCCCGGGAAGTGGTAA